The sequence GCGCTGGCCTTCGCGGCTGGCGCGACCATCTCCTCAGCGTGGAGCGGCCGCCGCAGCATGGAGACGGGGAGGAGGAAGTAGAGCTGCCCGGGCTGTCGATCGTCGTCGGCATGGGCGGGGGAGACGAAGTCGTCGAACTCCATGTCGTCGGCGTTGCAGACGAAGCAGGCCGGGTCCTTCCGGAGCACATGCGACGCCTTCACGGGCCGCGAGAGCTGCTGCAGCTTGCCGTCCTGCAGGACCAGCTTGGCGGTGGGGGAGGAGGCCGCCGCCACCACGGCCGCCGCGTCGCACGAGCTGCAGATCTCCATGGCAGGCTCCTGCTTATAGTGTCTGGGATCGGAAGGGAAGAGAAGGAAGGTTGTCGTATATACCATCACCTTCCCTTCTCAAGTGAAGGAGATGCCAACCAAGATACCATCGAGGACAGGCTGCGTCGGACagggagaggaggagagggaTATAAGAATTAGATCTCACAGCGAGTAAGGAGTGGGGGGAGCAGCAGAGATAGCGAAGCATGACAATGATCCATGCATGCATGGCTGCAGTTTGGTTGGTACGACTTGATTCGGTCCGAAGGTATAAGCTCATCCAATGGGCCTATGAGATGGGTCAGTCATGTGAGGAGATCGGGGTAGGAAGCGGATCCGATTGATGTGATCATGAGACATTGCTTGTCCATTAGAAATTAGTTCTGGAGCCTTCCCGAAGTGTCGTTAAGCCTCATCGAGGCCCCCCTACACAAGCAATCAGTTTCGGGAGATATTTTCGACTTGATCCCTCGGATGAGCATTGGAGATAGGCTTTTATACTTAGAGCTGCTGATGGTATTAGGTCAATGGTGGGTTGGGGTACCCCTCATGTTGTCCCAGGGTTCATTAATATCGATGACTGACAAGCGCATATTTCTACGAGTGACTTCAAGGAAGAACGATAGTGAGAGAACCGTTTGTTAAGGTTGGGACCTGTTTGGGATAAGCATGAATGACCACTTGCATTAGGTGTTTGAAGGAAAGGAAGAGAAATTGAGCCATGTTGCTTGGAATTAACGCCTTATATTGTTGGGTGTGTGGGCCTTCTCGAAACTATGGTTTGGTGAGGTGCATCAAGTTGCTCACGATAGATGacccaagaaagaaaaaaataagggATGAGCCTCATTGTAGGCCGGTGTGATTCTCGCAAAGATCAAGTTAGGTAAGGATCGATACGAGAATCATGCTCGTGTCGATGACTATAGGGAAGGACGCATGCTTTTTCGATGACTATCGATCGTAACGTTAAAATTAGGAAAATATTTAATCCGCACACCAAAGAATGTTAATTATATAAACAAATCAATTGATCAATTGAGCATTTTGATAGAATGATATTTCTTCAAAATCAAGACCTGCTGATGACATTATTCCCAGCAAAGCAAAGCTGATTATTTTGCAATAAaatgttctctcttttttttttatttttttttcttttttaaaaaatgatattaaaaataataaatacacGAGAATATAAAAAAtgggaattttttttttatcttgaggcCCTCAAACGCTCAGGTATTGTATTCACAGTGCATTGTACGCATCACCATCCTGTGCTTGCACGAAAATTGATGGCCACGTGCACGTGATGGAGCTTTGACTTTGCGGCAGACATGGCTCATGGTGGTCGTGAGCGTGTCACGTTCTGACACGGCCGCTCATACTTGCGAGCCGCAGCCATCGCCGCCGCTTCCGTTGCTCGCCTAGCACGCCTTCGAGTCGCCGGGTCCCCCCGGCACGAGCTGTGGCCCCCTCAGCAGCGCCTCCGGTGCCTGCTCGGACACGCGCCACAGCTTCACGGACTTGTCTAGGCTGCCGCTGTACACGGTCCACCTCGTGGCGCCGCTGCCGCCGTCCTCATCCCCGCCGGCGTCCGGTGCTATCGCGAGGCACTTGACGGGCCCGGCATGGCCGCTGAGCACCGAGAGGCAGGTGTGCACCGCGCCCTCGCGGCGCCACACGCAGATGGTAGTGTCGGCGGAGCCGCTCAGCAGGAGGTTACCGGAAGCCACGAGGCACAACACCGCCATCTTGTGGCTCTGGAGCACCCCACCGTGTACCAGATGCTGCTCCCCCTCCCAGAAGTTGATCAGCCCGTCGGAAGAGCCGCAGTAGACGACGGGCGCCGTGGGGCTGATCGCGAGTGAGGTCACCGCCCACTCCTGCTTGAGGAGCGTCTGCACCGGCGCGTGCTTGGTACCCTTCCCGTGCAGCTCCCGCCGCCACACCTTGACGGTGCCGTCGGCCGAGCCGGTAAAGACGAGCCCGCTGACGGCGGCCACGATCGAGTTGATGGTGTCGTCGTGGGCGACGACGGACTCGAGGCACCTGGAGTCGGAGATCCGCCAGATCTTGAAGGTCCTGTCCCAGGAGCCGGAGTAGAGCAGCCCCTGCTCCTCGTTGAGGCTGAGGCAAGAGATGGCATCGGAGTGGCGGATCCACAGGGCACTGCTGTGGCGCCTGGCCTCCACGTAGTTGGAAGGGTTGAGCGAGCTCCAGAGGATGTCCTTGAGCCTGGGGAGGTTCCCAATCCTCTTGTACACGGTGGCGTCCTTGGGGGACACCTTCCACGCCCGGATCTTGCCGTCCTGGTGGCCGGTGAAGACGCGGTCTGCCGCGACGACAATGGCCTTCACGAACCCGCTGCTGGACTTGAACTCCGCGAAGTCCTGCTGGTTCTTCCAAACGCGGATGTTCTTGCTGTCGAAGCCCCCGTAGAGGAGGCAGCCGGTGGCTGCGAGCGAGTGGATGTTACCCTTCTCGAGCACCAGGGACCCGGCGGGCGCGGTGCTGGGAAGCTCGGCGTCGTACGGGGAATGCTCACGGCTCACGGCCATCGGGTGGTCAGAGTAGAACCCGGGGTTGGCTGTGGCCGAAGAGCTGCTTCACCGCAcgaagtcgtcgtcgtcgtcgtcgtccgccAACCACTGTGGATGAGCTTCGCGTAATAAGAAGAAGGGGATGGAAACGAAGAAGATATAGGGAGAACCGGAAGAGAGGACATGGGCGAGCAGGAGTCGAAAGGAGTCCAGGTTGGAGAAGGTGGACGGGGTGTACACGCCAAATACAGGAGATGGAGGGTCGCGAGAGCGAGAGGACTGCGGGAAGATGACGGACGCGTGTAGGGACGAGAGGGCGTTACGGGAGGGAGGATCGCGGGGGACGCGCGCGGCCGTGAGGAGCGCAACGGAACGGGACGAGTCGAAGCCTGGCGTCGTCGTCCCATCTTTTCACGGCGGCCGCCATCGAGCCCGTTTCGGCCCACCGCGAGCTGCGGGGACGAAACAACACGAGACGGCACCAAGCGTCCCTGCACGAATCTTGATGCCGCCTGCTGTGCTAATGTTCCCCGCGTGAATCTTAAAGCACGATGTCACTGTCATGATTTCCCACTTCTCTGCGTGCAAAGCAAACAACACAGCATCACATTAGACCACCATATGCTTTGTTTCAAGGCAAGCCAAAAGATCAGCAAAACTCTCAAACATGTCTTCCACCTTGTTAAGGGTGTTCTAACCTTACCAACATTACGTCACCAGTTTCAGTGGTTCCAGATTGCCAATTCAACTGCTCAGGAACTCTACTGATTGAATTATTGGAAATTCTACTAATTTTACAATATGACTACTAATGTATAATATGCTACCTGATCGCGTCGAGGCTGCATAGCAATTGTACATCAGAAGTAATAGTCAAGTCAAGGCTTCACTTTCTTAAATGGCTGTAAATTTGCTCTTCTCGTACATTTCAGATACAAATGACATCATAAATAACAATTTTGTTGTGATGAGCCCCCTGAACAACACAGCTTCTGCTTGCTGCATAGAAAACAAATTCAACTTCAGTTTCTGATCAGTCTATTTCTTACAAGTACGCTTTTAGATAGCAGAAGTCTTGTGTCATAGTTTGTAAGATCATGGGTTTAGATAGTGAGGTCATGGTTAGCAGGATTCACCTTCACCGAAGATGACAAGTATGAAGGCTTAGAGGGGGGggtagaagaaaaaagaaagctgATCACCATCACCCAAAATGAGAAATATACATTTGAGCTGCCACTTAATCATTTAAATCTATTTTAGATAAGCATACCTTGTATTTGCAGCCTCAGCTTCATCTTCAGTTTCTATATTTCATTGTTTCCTTGTCAAATCCAATTGTTGGGAATTGCTTTGCATATTCCTCCACCTCATAGCGGAGCTTTGTAATCTCAGATTGAATATTTGCATTTGTTTGAATGGTGGCTAGGAAATCCTTCAGCTTGGATCCTTCTGATGTGCatttgaagaaaaaagaaaaatagaacaAATACTTTAGTAGATTTGTGAACATTGTCATGCAATAATACATAAGATGAAGAGATAAAGTAAGGGATAAAAGAAGACAAACAAATAGAACCTTTGGTTTCAGACTTGATCTTCAGTGCCAATTTGACAGCAGTGTCAAAAAAGTCGGCAACTTTGGCGAAATCTTCTTCAACAAATCCTCTTGATGTGAGGGCCGGGGTTCCTGAATTAGCAGAAAATGGTGTGTAAGACAAAACTTGATCTGATAAGCATTACTGAAAATTAACTGACATCAAAAGCATGTACCCATTCTGATGCCTCCAGGAACCATGGCAGATACATCACCAGGTACTGTATTTTTGTTAGCTGCAATGTGAACTAATTCCAGCACCTTTTCAACTCTAGACCCATCGATTCCCTGTAAATGGACTCAGACGTTTAAGATGGAATCCTATCATGTAAAAGAGTTTATGtcggcaaatatataaaatagttAGAAGCTCATATGTCCCCTGTTATCTATATACTACCACTAACGAGGCACAGTTTGAAGAAATCTAAATAAACCATGATTTTAGGATTATGTCATCTACATGGTTTACCATTCAAAACTAGACAAAGAACATTGAAACAAGTCCATTTACTCACTGACATACCCGATGAGAGTTTCTATATATGCTGAAAAATTGCACTAAATAGACATCTTTGTGTTCATCTTACCTTGTTCTTAAGATTCACCAAGACTAAATGGTTCTCTGTTCCACCGGAAACAAGCTCATAGCCTTTCTCGACCAAGCACTGCAATACATACAAACTTTTAGTATTATAGTCTGTTAGAGCAGAGCAGTTTGCTTGATAGGTAAGATTAAAACAAAGCTTAATCATACATGAGCAGACTTAGCATAAAGCAATAGCCAGTACATTAGCATTCAATACAGATCTATACatgaaaatgacaaaaagaagaacAAAGTTAGCACACAACCATACCTGAGCAAATTTTGCACAATTACTTAGTACTTGCTCTTGATATGCCTTGTATTCTGGGGTGGTGGCCTGCACTTCCGCGAATGGAAAAGAATTTCAGACTACATGTCATGACAAATTGTAAAAGACTAACAAGCCAGCAGCAAGTTTAACGGCAGATTTGATGATTCATATTGTTTTAGTCTCCAGGCTTAGATGCCACAAACTCATGCTCCTCAAAACAGAAGCTGAATTTGCACACTTACCAGCTCCTAATTGGCCTTTGGTGTATGATAAGAAGCCCAAAGTTTGCCTAAGTTATCTTGGCCATAATATGGCATCCATAGCTAGTTATATGGTATAttgttaaagaaacaaaaatcttGTACTGATTGGAATTGATTGCTAAGTCTATGAGCAAGTCCAATGATTAATTGATCATATCTTATCCAACTAAATTGATATTGCTGATTCCTCTTTCGGTCTTTTAGGGCCCGTTTGGATGAAGAGAAGTACGGAGAAGAGAATTGACTAGAGAGAAGTAGCTCCTGAAAGCGTTTTTGCTTCACTGTAAAATTGAAGAGATCTGAAGAGTGGATAGAGGGACATTCAGATATGATTTTTGTTGGTTTCCCTTACATTTATTGGCAGAGACGTGACAAGTTTCTGAAACAACCATAGACGAATTTGTAAACTACCTCATAGAACGCCCTTTTCCTTCTCTTGATTAACCAAATCAAACAAGGGACAGATTGTATTTCCTCTTCTTTCACTAATCCACATTCAAACAGAGGAAGAAAAAGTATGattctcttctccttttttctTGTATTATCGCCTAACTCTTCACTATTTTTTCTCTTTCACTTCTCTTCATAAATTATTATCCAAACAGAGCCTTAGTCTCCATTAATCTTCATTGAGTTCACTAACTTTTCACCAaccagaaaaaaagaagaaaatggttTTGGATGATGCATGCCTGCTTTAGCGCAACAGCTAATCCAGTGATTATGTGGTTGTGAGGACCACCTTGAAGTCCAGGGAAGACTGCTGCATTGATCTTCTCTTCAAAGTCATACATAACCTAACATTAGCAATTTCAACTCTAGTTATTCCAATACTATATTAAGAGCACATGTACTTTTATTTTTGTTTATCCATTGCAATAAGTTGTGAAGGAACAGCTTGGAAGATATTGGAACTTTCTTCAATTCACCTCTTTCCCTTGTTTATTGATCTGTTTCACTCCTTTCCTGAAAAATATCATGGCTCCACTTGGTCCACGAAGCGACTTGTGAGTTGTAGTTGTGACAACATCCGCATACTCAAATGGAGATGGAATAACACCAGCGGAAACAAGTCCACTAGTGTGTGCCATATCTGCCAGAAGGATAGCTTTGTGCTTGTCACATACCTGTTGATACCTAAAAATGAGACACTCTATGCAATAATACCCACGGAAGTTAAAACTCTTGATGAATATATAATTTTCAGCTGACAAAAGTGCCTAGATAAGAGTCTACCTTCCGAATTCATGCATAGTCATAAAGGCGAGCATATGCACTAGCTCCAGCAACTATTAATTTTGGCCTGAAGAGTGTAGCGCTTTTCTCCAGCTGTAGAGAACTTTAGATCAGCTAGAGTATGGGCATGAGCATCTCGTGCAATATAAATCAATAAAAGAAGCTGAGACTTAATGTGCGTGAACAGGGTAACTTGAGAATTGAAGTCCTTAATGTTATTCTATTGACATCAAAATTTTGGATATTGGAAATATGCATATGAACTTCTGCAAATGATTTTCTCAATTCTAAAAGTCTTTACATAATGGTATATAGGATGCATGAAAAGTTCATatgatttgcagcaacacaagtaTGGTTGATAGCAAAATGAAATTCAAACAATTAAAATATAGCAGCCACCTGATCATAATCAATGTATCCGGTACTCTCATTCAGCCTATAAGGCATTGTCTCAAAAAATATGGAGACCGCAGATATTTTCTTGGTATCAGTCTGCAGAAATAAGACAGGTAACAGGACCATAAGATTTTGAATTTAGATACCAACATCAGAGTAAATCAAATACTAGATCATAAAATTTCACTAGAAAACACTAGAAGCCCACAAGCAACATTGCACCTATGATTGAAAAAGAAAGTAAACCTGAAAATTTTCAATGATACCAGTATAACACaacttaaaaagtttttaaactgATGACATGGGCACCAAGATTGCGACCAATTGCATCATAAATTTACTGGAAGCTCTGGTAGTATATGTCATGAACCAAAGGTGCTATAGTGATCAAGTACACATACAGGGGAAATAAGCTTATGCCTCAGTGTCAAGGTGTCTTTTCAAAGACCATTTCACATAACAAGCCTCTGCACATTGATCTAGTGCATGTGCAATCTTAGTGCCAATACCTTGTTCCTTATCCATTCTTCCTAGTTCTTTGTTAGATAAGAGTTACCAGGCTATGTGCTGGATTATTGAACGAGataacatagagttgcatttatcAGTGACAACATTCAACAAATCATGTTTATGATTGGGACAAAATTGAGGTACACAATAGTGAATACAGTTCCACTATACAAAATAAAGCACACAGGAAAATAGTTGATGTACCACTTCATTTATATCAATCTAAAACCTACATTCATTCTCCTACTGTCCTACAATAAGATCGATATGAATACACTTGACTTTAGAAACTAAGAATCTACAGAATTGAACATATGCTTGCAATAAACAGTCAATTCATCGCCTGATGACACAACAAAACAAAATGAACTTCACTTGTATCAGGGAACATTAGATAATAAAACAAAAAGAGAACTTTAACATAGCACTCACCTGGTAACCATGAGAAAGATGTCCACCATGAGGCAGATCAAGTGCCATTATTCTCTCATGTGGCTTCAAGAGTGCAGTATATACTTGAAAATTAGCAAGTGACCCAGACAAAGACTGCACATTTACTGCAGGAACCATCGGAACAATTTAGATGTAACATTTTATATAACATTTAATGCAAGAACCATTTTGTAAAGGCAATACCACCCATACATCCTAATATACCACTGGGATGCTAGGCATCTCTCTATATGAAAATCAacataaggaaaaaaaaatcaaaggttTTAGATATAGACTTAAACCCGCTGTTGCTTCAAATTAATTGTTTTTTCAGTAAAAGGATTACTTATATCAATACTTTAGGAACCAACTTTTGGCGAGTTGTATTAACCTTCAATCATCAAGTTCATTTGGTGGTGATTGCCATAtttgattcattattttattATGCTTGATTTGCTTTGGAGATGTAACCAGACAACACAACTATGAGATATGAAATTTCACCTCATAATCATAACTAACAACAAAGAATCGGGACAAAAATCAAGCACATATGATGAAGCAACTGCATGGAGTAATTCACATGAGAACAAGATACAGAACTGCACAAAGCATGGGTCTAGAATTAATTCTATAATCCCAAAGTCAACAATGCTTTACCAGGCCATGGTGTAGAGAAGAATGATATTAAAAC comes from Musa acuminata AAA Group cultivar baxijiao chromosome BXJ3-3, Cavendish_Baxijiao_AAA, whole genome shotgun sequence and encodes:
- the LOC135633590 gene encoding uncharacterized protein LOC135633590, which encodes MVYTTTFLLFPSDPRHYKQEPAMEICSSCDAAAVVAAASSPTAKLVLQDGKLQQLSRPVKASHVLRKDPACFVCNADDMEFDDFVSPAHADDDRQPGQLYFLLPVSMLRRPLHAEEMVAPAAKASAALMVSGGFHSPDASAAKSGSRLVVEPGQRRRRPSSMRGGGEGRDFKPGLSGIPE
- the LOC103980058 gene encoding protein JINGUBANG-like; protein product: MAVSREHSPYDAELPSTAPAGSLVLEKGNIHSLAATGCLLYGGFDSKNIRVWKNQQDFAEFKSSSGFVKAIVVAADRVFTGHQDGKIRAWKVSPKDATVYKRIGNLPRLKDILWSSLNPSNYVEARRHSSALWIRHSDAISCLSLNEEQGLLYSGSWDRTFKIWRISDSRCLESVVAHDDTINSIVAAVSGLVFTGSADGTVKVWRRELHGKGTKHAPVQTLLKQEWAVTSLAISPTAPVVYCGSSDGLINFWEGEQHLVHGGVLQSHKMAVLCLVASGNLLLSGSADTTICVWRREGAVHTCLSVLSGHAGPVKCLAIAPDAGGDEDGGSGATRWTVYSGSLDKSVKLWRVSEQAPEALLRGPQLVPGGPGDSKAC